A single region of the Corallococcus caeni genome encodes:
- the clpP gene encoding ATP-dependent Clp endopeptidase proteolytic subunit ClpP, translating into MNVPFVIETTHRGERAYDLYSRLLKDRIILLGTPINDDVANLIVAQLLFLESEDPDKGINLYINSPGGSVTAALAMYDTMQYVKCPVSTICVGQAASAGALLLLAGSKGKRYALPNSRIMIHQPLGGAQGQATDIDIQAKEILRLRTYLNGLFVKHTGHTIERIEKDTERDYFMSAEEARQYGLIDEVVERASGVPAPK; encoded by the coding sequence ATGAACGTCCCCTTCGTCATTGAGACCACGCACCGCGGCGAGCGGGCGTACGACCTCTACAGCCGTCTGCTCAAGGACCGCATCATCCTCCTGGGCACGCCCATCAACGACGATGTGGCCAACCTCATCGTCGCCCAGTTGCTGTTCCTGGAGTCCGAGGACCCGGACAAGGGCATCAACCTCTACATCAACTCGCCCGGTGGCTCCGTCACGGCGGCGCTCGCGATGTACGACACGATGCAGTACGTCAAGTGCCCCGTGTCCACCATCTGCGTGGGCCAGGCGGCCTCCGCGGGCGCGCTGCTCCTGCTGGCGGGCTCCAAGGGCAAGCGCTACGCCCTGCCCAACAGCCGCATCATGATCCACCAGCCGCTGGGCGGCGCGCAGGGTCAGGCGACGGACATCGACATCCAGGCGAAGGAAATCCTCCGGCTGCGCACGTACCTCAACGGCCTGTTCGTGAAGCACACGGGCCACACCATCGAGCGCATCGAGAAGGACACCGAGCGCGACTACTTCATGAGCGCCGAGGAGGCCCGGCAGTACGGCCTCATCGACGAGGTCGTGGAGCGCGCCTCCGGCGTCCCGGCGCCCAAGTAG
- a CDS encoding DUF3293 domain-containing protein, translating into MSDALHAAFKATAYVVRPHPLVGDREHVLRVDALHPVLDAALTVHGITTWAFITAWNPRAQPCPPDTNARLQQDLLALLEAQGHPSVSAVGEADDRRWFEESLFVPGLSRDEARRIGRLFDQEAVLWGSVGGAAELVPCLEPSRS; encoded by the coding sequence ATGAGTGACGCGCTGCACGCGGCCTTCAAGGCCACGGCCTACGTCGTGCGTCCGCACCCGCTCGTCGGTGACCGCGAGCATGTGCTGCGCGTGGACGCCCTGCACCCGGTGCTCGACGCCGCGCTCACCGTGCACGGCATCACCACCTGGGCCTTCATCACCGCGTGGAATCCCCGCGCGCAGCCGTGTCCGCCCGACACCAACGCGCGCCTTCAACAAGACCTCCTCGCGCTGCTCGAAGCCCAGGGACATCCGAGCGTGTCCGCCGTGGGCGAGGCCGACGACCGGCGCTGGTTCGAGGAGAGCCTCTTCGTCCCCGGCCTGTCCCGCGACGAAGCCCGGCGCATCGGCCGGCTGTTCGACCAGGAGGCCGTGCTCTGGGGCTCCGTGGGCGGCGCCGCGGAGTTGGTGCCGTGCCTGGAGCCCTCCCGCTCCTGA
- a CDS encoding MBL fold metallo-hydrolase — protein MNAGPMRAADKARQKAFRTAFPSYGQRPSWGGRLLRLLGWALLLLAVFLGIVVIDGWRAFGKAPEGARLERMARSPQWQDGGFVNPQPILNNWERTLSDLFHTSAESTPRMPVVVDRIDPKRFATPPEDGLRVTWLGHSSTLVEVDGHRVLTDPVWGERTSPLEWIGPKRWFPAPIALDALPPIDAVVISHDHYDHLDFATITAMKDWNTTFVVPLGVGAHLEYWGVPASRIVELDWWERTKVKGLDIVATPARHASGRFLQQDKTLWAGWALVGPRHRVYYSGDTGLFPAMEEIGAKLGPFDLTMIETGQYGAGWPDWHLGPEQAVLAHRLVKGRLMLPVHWGLVTLAYHGWTEPIERSLVAAKHDGVGITAPRPGQDFLALAPPPVERWWPDRPWKTAEEAPIVASQIPPKLREGHPALPLLAVPATVSPQGAKSAATIAQPAPTPVTAPAARPPAAPQGTTPPAAVPPQGANPTVATPQGTPSTAAPAPQAAGTKLATPQGTPGTAAPAPQGTGTKLATPRAAPPGANPPAMNAATSAPQGAPTQSAPPPDVTAPLGVGATVATPHE, from the coding sequence ATGAACGCGGGACCCATGCGGGCCGCGGACAAGGCCCGACAGAAGGCCTTCCGCACGGCCTTTCCCTCCTACGGCCAGCGGCCGTCCTGGGGCGGCCGGTTGTTGCGCCTGCTGGGGTGGGCCCTGCTGCTGCTGGCGGTGTTCCTGGGCATCGTCGTCATCGATGGGTGGCGCGCGTTCGGCAAGGCGCCGGAGGGGGCGCGGCTGGAGCGGATGGCGCGCTCGCCGCAGTGGCAGGACGGGGGGTTCGTGAACCCGCAACCCATCCTCAACAACTGGGAGCGGACGCTGTCGGACCTGTTCCACACGAGCGCGGAGAGCACGCCCCGGATGCCGGTGGTGGTGGACCGCATCGACCCGAAGCGCTTCGCCACGCCGCCGGAAGACGGGCTGCGCGTCACCTGGCTGGGACACTCGTCCACGCTGGTGGAGGTGGACGGGCACCGCGTGCTCACGGACCCCGTGTGGGGCGAGCGCACGTCGCCGCTGGAGTGGATTGGCCCCAAGCGCTGGTTCCCCGCGCCCATCGCGCTGGACGCGCTGCCGCCCATCGACGCGGTGGTGATTTCGCACGACCACTACGACCACCTGGACTTCGCCACCATCACGGCGATGAAGGACTGGAACACCACGTTCGTGGTGCCGCTGGGCGTGGGCGCGCACCTGGAATACTGGGGCGTGCCGGCCAGCCGCATCGTGGAACTGGACTGGTGGGAGCGCACGAAGGTGAAGGGGCTGGACATCGTGGCCACGCCCGCGCGGCATGCGTCCGGCCGGTTCCTCCAGCAGGACAAGACGCTGTGGGCGGGCTGGGCGCTGGTGGGGCCGCGGCACCGCGTCTACTACTCCGGCGACACGGGCCTGTTCCCCGCGATGGAGGAGATTGGCGCGAAGCTGGGGCCGTTCGATTTGACGATGATTGAAACGGGCCAGTACGGCGCGGGTTGGCCGGACTGGCACCTGGGGCCGGAGCAGGCGGTGCTCGCCCACCGGCTGGTGAAGGGCCGGTTGATGCTGCCGGTGCACTGGGGGCTGGTGACGCTGGCGTACCACGGCTGGACGGAGCCCATCGAACGCTCGCTGGTGGCCGCGAAGCACGACGGCGTGGGCATCACCGCGCCCCGGCCCGGGCAGGACTTCCTCGCGCTGGCGCCGCCGCCCGTGGAGCGCTGGTGGCCCGACCGTCCGTGGAAGACCGCGGAGGAGGCGCCCATCGTGGCCAGCCAGATTCCGCCCAAGCTCCGCGAAGGGCACCCGGCGCTGCCGCTGCTCGCGGTCCCCGCCACCGTGAGCCCGCAGGGCGCGAAGTCAGCGGCCACGATCGCGCAGCCAGCACCCACCCCCGTGACCGCGCCGGCCGCGCGCCCCCCGGCAGCGCCGCAGGGCACGACCCCTCCGGCGGCGGTCCCTCCGCAGGGAGCGAACCCGACGGTCGCGACCCCTCAGGGTACGCCGAGCACGGCGGCTCCCGCTCCGCAGGCGGCGGGGACGAAGCTCGCGACTCCGCAGGGCACGCCGGGCACGGCGGCTCCCGCTCCGCAGGGGACGGGGACGAAGCTCGCGACTCCGCGGGCCGCACCGCCTGGCGCGAATCCTCCCGCGATGAACGCGGCGACTTCCGCTCCGCAGGGTGCGCCAACGCAGTCCGCGCCTCCACCGGACGTGACCGCCCCGCTGGGTGTGGGAGCGACGGTCGCGACGCCGCATGAGTGA
- a CDS encoding ester cyclase has translation MRTCVSWVVLGLVGLTGCATVSPAERARQVGESNKERARLFTEEIYNQKRLERIPEYVAADFVDRSEGAPQELRGPEVVRTQAEQGFTLFPDLKFELLHVMAEDDWVLVRWRATGTDTQGPPTHDGRSRPLTFHGDSLYRLRDGRLVESWDLTDRLAPLLQRGFKVVPPDP, from the coding sequence ATGAGGACCTGTGTGTCGTGGGTGGTGTTGGGGCTCGTGGGGCTGACCGGTTGCGCGACGGTCTCCCCGGCGGAGCGGGCCCGGCAGGTGGGCGAGTCCAACAAGGAGCGCGCCCGCCTGTTCACCGAGGAGATCTACAACCAGAAGCGCCTGGAGCGCATCCCCGAGTACGTCGCCGCCGACTTCGTGGACCGCTCGGAAGGAGCGCCCCAGGAGCTGCGCGGCCCGGAGGTGGTGCGCACCCAGGCAGAACAAGGGTTCACCCTCTTCCCGGACCTGAAGTTCGAGCTGCTCCACGTGATGGCGGAGGACGACTGGGTGCTGGTGCGCTGGCGCGCGACGGGCACGGACACCCAGGGCCCGCCCACCCACGACGGCAGGTCCCGCCCACTCACGTTCCACGGGGACTCGCTGTACCGGCTGCGCGACGGCCGGCTGGTGGAGTCGTGGGACCTCACGGACCGGCTGGCCCCGCTGCTCCAGCGCGGCTTCAAGGTCGTCCCGCCGGACCCCTGA
- a CDS encoding acyl-CoA dehydrogenase family protein, whose protein sequence is MLDAPSRPSARELLSLPSLAPLVPMLYVAWTDGELTGDELRALGAAARSQPWLDLRSSSVLALWVDPLRPPPPRELAVVREHIRATAEKLANSHQQNLAELGVQLAQALAGEAPLNIPAAELGKALASIEATLGVDGKEAVRSLVPRASRVPRAEPRSHAASFDPAAMTAVLERTYSDVRQRVRGWLEDADFRYKEGLSTTAYRDQVFDWLKHLANDGLGQLAFPKGREGGGDLGAFIAAFETMAFFDLSLVIKAGVHFGLFGSSILFLGTKRHHQQYLPKVASLELPGCFAMSELGHGSNVRDCETVARYDAATGEFVLHTPSETARKEWIGNAARHALIATVFAQLEVDGERLGVHALLVPLRDAHGKVLPGIRIEDCGEKLGLNGVDNGRLWFDHVRVPRDNLLDRYGQVTEAGEYTSSITGDSKRFFTMLGALVAGRVSVACASLSAAKSALTIAVRYGDLRRQFGPQGAPEVRLLDHQSHQLRLLPLVAKTYAVDFALEYLVDRYVHRTEDDAREVEALAAGLKAYASWNATATIQECREACGGQGYLTANRFAALKADTDVFTTFEGDNTVLMQLVAKGLLTGYRQRFEDDRVFAVLRLIVDQAATVFTDRNPIAGRRTDTDHLRDSDFQLRALRFREEALLASVSKRIRKRLTAGVEAFEAFNQVQAHLLALAHASVERIVLEQFLRGVAAVKDESLKPVLGRMADLFGLSCLESASGWFLEHGWLTAPKAQAIRKERVKLCEELRPDAVGLVDAFGIPDTLLAAPIGLGRLAPGGERFDDTAADSARAGPADSRAS, encoded by the coding sequence ATGCTCGACGCCCCATCCCGCCCCTCCGCCCGGGAGCTGCTGTCCCTGCCCAGCCTGGCGCCGCTGGTCCCCATGCTCTACGTCGCCTGGACGGACGGCGAGTTGACGGGCGACGAGCTCCGCGCCCTGGGCGCCGCCGCCCGGTCCCAGCCCTGGCTGGACCTCAGGTCCAGCTCCGTCCTGGCCCTCTGGGTGGATCCGCTGCGTCCGCCCCCGCCCCGCGAGCTGGCCGTCGTGCGCGAACACATCCGCGCCACCGCGGAGAAGCTGGCCAACAGTCATCAGCAGAACCTGGCGGAGCTGGGCGTGCAGCTGGCCCAGGCGCTCGCGGGTGAGGCGCCCCTCAACATCCCCGCGGCGGAGCTGGGCAAGGCCCTGGCCTCCATCGAGGCCACGCTCGGCGTGGACGGCAAGGAGGCGGTGCGCTCCCTGGTGCCCAGGGCGTCGCGAGTCCCGCGCGCGGAGCCCCGCTCGCACGCGGCCTCGTTCGACCCCGCGGCGATGACGGCCGTGCTTGAGCGCACCTACTCGGACGTGCGCCAGCGGGTGCGCGGTTGGTTGGAGGACGCGGACTTCCGCTACAAGGAGGGGCTGTCCACCACCGCCTACCGCGACCAGGTCTTCGACTGGCTCAAGCACCTGGCCAACGACGGCCTGGGGCAGCTCGCCTTCCCCAAGGGGCGCGAGGGCGGCGGGGACCTGGGCGCGTTCATCGCCGCGTTCGAGACGATGGCCTTCTTCGATTTGAGCCTCGTCATCAAGGCGGGCGTGCACTTCGGCCTGTTCGGCTCCAGCATCCTGTTCCTGGGCACGAAGCGGCACCACCAGCAGTACCTGCCGAAGGTCGCCTCGCTGGAACTGCCCGGCTGCTTCGCGATGAGCGAGCTGGGCCACGGCTCCAACGTGCGCGACTGCGAGACGGTGGCCCGCTACGACGCGGCCACGGGCGAGTTCGTCCTCCACACCCCGTCGGAGACCGCGCGCAAGGAGTGGATTGGCAACGCCGCCCGCCACGCCCTCATCGCCACCGTGTTCGCGCAGCTGGAGGTGGATGGGGAACGGCTGGGCGTGCACGCGCTGCTCGTTCCGCTGCGCGACGCGCACGGCAAGGTGCTGCCGGGCATCCGCATCGAGGACTGCGGCGAGAAGCTGGGCCTCAACGGCGTGGACAACGGCCGGCTGTGGTTCGACCACGTGCGCGTGCCGCGCGACAACCTGCTCGACCGCTACGGCCAGGTGACGGAAGCCGGCGAGTACACGTCCTCCATCACCGGCGACTCCAAGCGCTTCTTCACCATGCTGGGCGCGCTGGTGGCGGGCCGCGTGAGCGTGGCGTGCGCGTCCTTGAGCGCGGCCAAGAGCGCGCTGACCATCGCCGTGCGCTACGGCGACCTGCGCCGCCAGTTCGGCCCCCAGGGCGCGCCCGAGGTGCGCCTGCTGGACCACCAGTCGCACCAGCTGCGGCTGTTGCCGCTGGTGGCCAAGACGTACGCGGTGGACTTCGCGCTGGAGTACCTGGTGGACCGCTACGTCCACCGCACGGAGGACGACGCGCGCGAGGTGGAGGCGCTGGCCGCGGGCCTGAAGGCCTACGCGTCGTGGAACGCCACCGCCACCATTCAAGAGTGCCGCGAGGCGTGCGGCGGCCAGGGCTACCTCACCGCGAACCGGTTCGCCGCGCTCAAGGCGGACACGGACGTGTTCACCACCTTCGAGGGCGACAACACCGTGCTCATGCAGCTGGTGGCCAAGGGCCTGCTCACGGGCTACCGCCAGCGCTTCGAGGACGACCGCGTCTTCGCCGTCTTGCGCCTCATCGTGGACCAGGCCGCGACGGTCTTCACGGACCGCAACCCCATCGCCGGCCGGCGCACGGACACGGACCACCTGCGCGACAGCGACTTCCAGCTGCGCGCCCTGCGCTTCCGCGAGGAGGCCCTGCTCGCGTCGGTGTCCAAGCGGATCCGCAAGCGGCTCACCGCGGGCGTGGAGGCCTTCGAGGCCTTCAACCAGGTGCAGGCGCACCTGCTGGCCCTGGCGCACGCGAGCGTGGAGCGCATCGTGCTGGAGCAGTTCCTGCGCGGCGTGGCGGCGGTGAAGGACGAGTCGCTCAAGCCGGTGCTGGGACGCATGGCGGACCTCTTCGGCCTGTCCTGCCTGGAGTCCGCCAGCGGCTGGTTCCTGGAGCACGGCTGGCTCACGGCCCCCAAGGCCCAGGCCATCCGCAAGGAGCGCGTGAAGCTGTGCGAGGAGCTGCGCCCGGACGCCGTGGGGCTGGTGGATGCCTTCGGGATTCCGGACACGTTGCTGGCGGCGCCCATCGGCCTGGGGCGGCTGGCGCCCGGCGGTGAACGGTTCGACGACACGGCGGCTGACAGCGCCCGTGCGGGCCCGGCAGATTCCCGCGCGTCATGA
- a CDS encoding phospholipase D-like domain-containing protein codes for MSELTDELLPQPGAHGFDGGDETRKHEMQGPFELPPGPEGFSFALYQATGVSLTPGHRMHLLENSQVFDRMLEDIRAAKHSVHMLIYIWRPCELSDRFVEALIERSRAGVQCRVVVDPVGSEETTGDKDFDQQIEKRLTDAGVEVHYYRLLAGKVLGRLLSRSHQKIVVVDGRVAYTGGFGIWKVWEGDGLKPDNWRDTHIRVEGPEVRRIQVTFAKHWIESGGGFLPRECFPELKADGGGCAAFIDSAGRLGITEAERMVRLVVAAATQRLWIANAYFTPPNDILEQLEVKVRQGVDVRVMGPGPNHDVPVVRASQRSTYERLLAAGVRIWEYQPAMLHSKTMLVDDWLCVVGSTNLDSLSLNKLSEGSLVFEDREIAAKLEGCWEKDVRHSKEISLENGGRTNPWRRFARRATQWAGHDR; via the coding sequence ATGAGCGAGCTTACGGACGAGTTGCTGCCCCAGCCGGGGGCGCATGGGTTCGACGGTGGCGACGAGACGCGCAAGCACGAGATGCAGGGGCCGTTCGAGCTGCCTCCCGGGCCCGAGGGCTTCTCGTTCGCGCTCTACCAGGCCACGGGCGTGTCACTGACCCCGGGGCACCGGATGCACCTGCTGGAGAACAGCCAGGTCTTCGACCGGATGTTGGAGGACATCCGCGCGGCGAAGCACAGCGTGCACATGCTCATCTACATCTGGCGGCCGTGCGAGCTGTCGGACCGGTTCGTGGAGGCGCTGATTGAACGCTCCCGCGCGGGCGTGCAGTGCCGCGTGGTGGTGGATCCGGTGGGCAGCGAGGAGACCACCGGGGACAAGGACTTCGACCAGCAGATTGAAAAGCGGCTGACGGACGCGGGCGTGGAGGTGCACTACTACCGGCTGCTCGCGGGCAAGGTGCTGGGGCGGCTGTTGAGCCGGTCGCACCAGAAGATCGTCGTGGTGGACGGGCGCGTCGCGTACACGGGCGGCTTTGGCATCTGGAAGGTGTGGGAGGGGGACGGGCTGAAGCCGGACAACTGGCGCGACACGCACATCCGCGTGGAGGGGCCGGAGGTGCGGCGCATCCAGGTGACGTTCGCCAAGCACTGGATCGAGTCCGGCGGAGGGTTCCTGCCGCGCGAGTGCTTCCCGGAGCTGAAGGCGGACGGAGGCGGGTGCGCGGCGTTCATCGACAGCGCCGGGCGGTTGGGCATCACCGAGGCGGAGCGGATGGTGCGCCTGGTGGTGGCGGCGGCGACGCAGCGGCTGTGGATCGCCAACGCGTACTTCACGCCGCCCAACGACATCCTGGAGCAGCTGGAGGTGAAGGTCCGGCAGGGCGTGGACGTGCGGGTGATGGGCCCGGGGCCGAACCACGACGTGCCGGTGGTGCGCGCGTCGCAGCGGTCCACGTACGAGCGGCTGCTGGCGGCGGGGGTGCGCATCTGGGAGTACCAGCCGGCGATGCTGCACTCCAAGACGATGCTGGTGGACGACTGGTTGTGCGTCGTGGGCTCCACGAACCTGGACTCGCTGTCGCTCAACAAGTTGAGCGAAGGGTCACTGGTGTTCGAGGACCGGGAGATCGCCGCGAAGCTGGAGGGGTGCTGGGAGAAGGACGTGCGGCACTCGAAGGAGATTTCGCTGGAGAACGGCGGCCGGACGAACCCGTGGCGGAGGTTCGCGCGGCGGGCCACGCAGTGGGCAGGGCACGACCGGTAG
- a CDS encoding endonuclease III domain-containing protein, which produces MALKKPPTAPRRAPRAQSARTAHAVPSDTDRLPFDIEEVLRRVRHEVRSFADAAMFELAAKGHGSLFEQLIACILSIRTLDEVSLPAALRLLGRAHTPEALARLTPEEIDSLIRPVTFHEGKAHQVHAIAVRTRDAFHGQLPADPDVLQSFKGVGPKCAHLALGIACGHEVISVDIHVHRVTNRWGYVKAATPERTLAALEAVLPRPYWVELNRLLVPFGKHVCTGSRPKCSTCPVLPYCRQEGVTSHR; this is translated from the coding sequence ATGGCCCTCAAGAAGCCACCGACAGCCCCACGGCGTGCGCCGCGCGCACAGAGCGCCCGCACCGCGCATGCCGTGCCGTCAGACACGGACAGGCTCCCCTTCGACATCGAAGAGGTCCTCCGCCGCGTGCGCCACGAAGTCCGCTCCTTCGCGGACGCGGCCATGTTCGAGCTCGCCGCCAAGGGCCACGGCTCCCTCTTCGAACAGCTCATCGCGTGCATCCTCTCCATCCGCACGCTCGATGAAGTCAGCCTCCCGGCCGCGCTCCGCCTCCTGGGCCGCGCGCACACGCCAGAAGCCCTCGCGCGCCTCACGCCGGAAGAGATCGACTCCCTCATCCGCCCCGTCACCTTCCACGAAGGCAAGGCCCATCAGGTCCACGCCATCGCCGTGCGCACGCGTGACGCGTTCCACGGCCAGCTCCCCGCGGATCCGGACGTGCTCCAGTCCTTCAAGGGCGTGGGCCCCAAGTGCGCGCACCTGGCGCTCGGCATCGCCTGCGGCCATGAAGTCATCAGCGTGGACATCCACGTCCATCGCGTCACCAACCGCTGGGGCTACGTGAAGGCCGCCACTCCGGAGCGCACGCTCGCCGCGCTCGAAGCCGTGCTCCCCCGCCCCTACTGGGTGGAGCTCAACCGGCTCCTCGTCCCCTTCGGCAAGCACGTGTGCACCGGCAGCCGCCCGAAGTGCTCCACCTGCCCCGTCCTCCCGTACTGTCGGCAGGAGGGCGTCACCTCCCACCGCTGA
- a CDS encoding GNAT family N-acetyltransferase: protein MSTELTLRPIEARDDAAMAAVIRAVMPEFGADGPGFAIHDPEVDAMSAAYSRPRHVYFVVEHGGQVVGGAGIAPLDGGAPDVCELRKMYFLPKARGHGMGERLLRHCLEFARSAGFRQCYLETLGGMEQAQKLYRKVGFEPLRAPMGRTGHFGCDRWYALNLTQAS from the coding sequence ATGAGCACGGAACTGACATTGAGGCCCATCGAGGCCCGGGACGACGCGGCGATGGCCGCGGTCATCCGCGCGGTGATGCCTGAGTTCGGAGCGGACGGCCCGGGGTTCGCGATCCACGACCCGGAGGTGGACGCGATGAGCGCCGCGTACAGCCGACCCCGGCACGTGTATTTCGTCGTGGAGCATGGGGGCCAGGTGGTGGGAGGCGCGGGCATCGCGCCGCTGGACGGAGGCGCACCGGACGTCTGCGAGCTGCGCAAGATGTACTTCCTGCCCAAGGCCCGGGGCCACGGCATGGGCGAGCGCCTGTTGAGACACTGTCTGGAGTTCGCGCGAAGCGCCGGCTTCCGGCAGTGCTACCTCGAAACGCTGGGAGGCATGGAGCAGGCCCAGAAGCTCTACCGCAAGGTCGGCTTCGAACCGCTCCGCGCCCCCATGGGCCGCACCGGCCACTTCGGCTGCGACCGCTGGTACGCGCTGAACCTCACCCAAGCGTCCTGA
- a CDS encoding CHAP domain-containing protein, producing the protein MRPRSPPEDLLLLRRSSLVTLMSLGCLVGCAHVPDAAPRMAVELPLSAASPPSTVEAPRVAAVGAEGALGAKAEAPPPLAFVTPEGSEGLAALLEADAHPMPEEAGVIAAALEAAALFTGPTQGPGGFWDELLPPPSKQARGIVARAAQLVGARRLDRSVPNDCSGLVRLAYLQAGIDLVAHGFLAGENAVTGIFRRAQAAGAVHRLNPRPGDLAFFKETYDRNRDGKRNDGMTHIAVVEAVAPDGTVTFIHRGGKGVARSRMNLAFPTVHKLNSGALLNDFIRPASKGMRAYLAGELFVAFASPGGL; encoded by the coding sequence ATGCGCCCGCGTTCACCCCCGGAGGACTTGTTGCTGCTGCGCCGTTCGTCGCTCGTCACCCTGATGTCGCTGGGCTGCCTGGTGGGTTGTGCGCACGTCCCGGACGCCGCGCCTCGCATGGCGGTGGAACTGCCGCTTTCAGCCGCCTCGCCGCCCTCCACCGTTGAAGCGCCAAGGGTCGCGGCGGTGGGCGCGGAGGGCGCACTCGGCGCGAAGGCCGAAGCCCCTCCGCCGCTGGCCTTCGTGACGCCCGAGGGCAGCGAGGGACTGGCGGCGCTGCTGGAGGCGGACGCGCACCCGATGCCGGAGGAGGCGGGCGTCATCGCGGCGGCGCTGGAGGCCGCGGCGCTCTTCACCGGACCCACGCAGGGGCCGGGTGGCTTCTGGGACGAATTGCTGCCGCCGCCGTCGAAGCAGGCGCGCGGCATCGTGGCGCGCGCGGCGCAGCTGGTGGGCGCGCGGCGTTTGGACCGCTCGGTGCCCAATGACTGTTCGGGGCTGGTGCGGCTGGCCTATCTCCAGGCCGGCATCGACCTGGTGGCGCACGGCTTCCTCGCGGGCGAGAACGCGGTGACGGGCATCTTCCGTCGCGCGCAGGCGGCGGGCGCGGTGCACCGGCTGAACCCGCGTCCGGGCGACCTGGCGTTCTTCAAGGAGACGTACGACCGCAACCGCGACGGCAAGCGCAACGACGGCATGACGCACATCGCGGTCGTGGAGGCCGTGGCGCCGGACGGCACCGTGACGTTCATCCACCGGGGCGGCAAGGGCGTGGCGCGCAGCCGCATGAACCTGGCCTTCCCCACGGTGCACAAGCTGAACTCCGGTGCGCTGCTCAACGACTTCATCCGACCGGCGAGCAAGGGGATGCGCGCGTACCTCGCGGGCGAGCTGTTCGTCGCGTTCGCTTCACCTGGAGGTTTGTAG
- the blaCOR gene encoding COR family subclass B1 metallo-beta-lactamase has protein sequence MKPLHRVTLLAFLACAATASAAPPLKTSTKAASAKQEEVVLAKDVSVRRIAPGVWIHVTKAGKDWGGTPANGLLVEDGDASILVDTGWTPEHSKVLLAWAKDTLHHPVRAALVTHFHIDRTGGIPTLDAQGIPVHAREDTARRAKAEGNPVPQQRLSDAQDFGPLSVFFPGAGHTPDNLVVMHPASGILYGGCFIKDASAKTLGNLEDADVAAWPASLKREREHFPDARIIVPGHEQPGGTQLLDHTEALLKKASN, from the coding sequence ATGAAGCCACTGCACCGCGTCACCCTGCTCGCCTTCCTCGCCTGTGCCGCCACCGCCTCCGCGGCGCCGCCTCTCAAGACGTCCACCAAGGCTGCCTCCGCGAAGCAGGAGGAGGTCGTGCTCGCGAAGGACGTGAGCGTGCGCCGCATCGCCCCGGGCGTGTGGATCCACGTCACGAAGGCGGGCAAGGACTGGGGCGGCACGCCCGCGAACGGGCTCCTGGTGGAGGACGGTGACGCGTCCATCCTCGTCGACACAGGGTGGACGCCGGAGCACTCCAAGGTACTGCTCGCCTGGGCGAAGGACACGCTCCACCACCCGGTGCGCGCGGCGCTGGTGACGCACTTCCACATCGACCGGACCGGCGGCATCCCCACGCTCGACGCCCAGGGCATCCCCGTCCACGCGCGCGAGGACACTGCCCGCCGCGCCAAGGCGGAGGGCAACCCCGTGCCCCAGCAGCGGCTGAGCGACGCGCAGGACTTCGGCCCGCTGTCCGTGTTCTTCCCCGGCGCCGGCCACACGCCCGACAACCTCGTCGTGATGCACCCGGCGTCCGGCATCCTCTACGGCGGCTGCTTCATCAAGGACGCCAGCGCGAAGACCCTGGGCAACCTGGAGGACGCGGACGTCGCCGCCTGGCCCGCCAGCCTGAAGCGCGAGCGCGAGCACTTCCCCGACGCCCGCATCATCGTGCCCGGCCACGAGCAGCCCGGCGGGACGCAGCTGCTGGACCACACCGAGGCCCTGCTGAAGAAGGCCTCGAACTGA